The following coding sequences are from one Coffea arabica cultivar ET-39 chromosome 11e, Coffea Arabica ET-39 HiFi, whole genome shotgun sequence window:
- the LOC140021206 gene encoding uncharacterized protein, translating into MSFVHAKCSVDERKELWTSLLHDKPTLLPWCIGGDFNVILAAHEKRGGRPFAIAEGVDFMNFMEEAEVFDVGFSGSKFTWSNNRRSRARISKRLDRFLVNGSCLDFSNDISVLHLARHPSDHAPLKVSFATRSDNKPRPFRFLNVWTSKPDLLEVIRHVWKQDVGGPPLRVLCSKLLATRRAIQSWNKQHFGNIFDAVRSSEMAVQRAEELLDHDYSEECQIELNKAQAELRYSMSIEE; encoded by the coding sequence ATGTCTTTTGTTCATGCAAAGTGCTCAGTGGATGAGCGTAAAGAGTTATGGACATCATTATTACATGATAAGCCTACTTTACTTCCTTGGTGTATTGGAGGTGATTTCAACGTTATATTAGCAGCACATGAAAAGCGAGGGGGGCGTCCATTTGCTATAGCGGAAGGAGTGGATTTTATGAATTTCATGGAGGAAGCTGAGGTCTTTGATGTCGGTTTTTCAGGATCTAAATTCACATGGTCTAATAATCGACGGAGTAGAGCTCGGATTTCAAAAAGGTTGGACAGATTTTTAGTCAATGGATCTTGTTTGGATTTTTCAAATGACATTTCGGTACTTCACTTGGCAAGACACCCCTCCGATCATGCACCATTGAAGGTTTCTTTTGCAACTCGGTCAGATAACAAACCTCGGCCGTTCCGATTTCTGAATGTTTGGACTTCCAAACCAGATCTCTTGGAAGTGATTCGCCATGTTTGGAAACAAGATGTGGGTGGGCCTCCGCTACGCGTATTGTGTTCTAAATTATTGGCAACAAGGAGAGCTATTCAATCATGGAACAAGCAACATTTTGGGAATATTTTTGACGCTGTCCGTTCTTCAGAAATGGCGGTTCAACGAGCTGAGGAGTTGCTAGACCACGATTATTCCGAAGAGTGTCAAATTGAGCTTAATAAGGCACAAGCAGAATTGCGGTATTCAATGTCAATTGAAGAATAG